The following coding sequences lie in one Hippopotamus amphibius kiboko isolate mHipAmp2 chromosome 7, mHipAmp2.hap2, whole genome shotgun sequence genomic window:
- the FABP1 gene encoding fatty acid-binding protein, liver, with protein sequence MNFSGKYQVQSHENFEAFMKAVGMPDDLIQKGKDIKGMSEIVHNGNHFKFTITAGSKVIQNEFTLGEECEMEFMTGEKVKAVVQLEGENKLVTTLKGIKSVTEFNGDTVISTMTLGDIVYKRISKRV encoded by the exons ATGAACTTCTCCGGCAAGTACCAAGTGCAGAGCCATGAAAACTTTGAGGCCTTCATGAAGGCAGTTG GTATGCCCGATGACCTCATCCAGAAGGGGAAGGACATCAAGGGAATGTCAGAAATCGTGCACAACGGGAACCACTTCAAGTTCACCATCACCGCCGGCTCCAAAGTGATCCAGAACGAGTTCACCTTGGGGGAGGAGTGTGAGATGGAGTTCATGACTGGGGAGAAGGTTAAG GCCGTGGTTCAGCTGGAAGGTGAGAATAAACTGGTGACAACTCTCAAAGGCATCAAGTCTGTGACTGAATTCAACGGCGATACCGTCATCAGC ACCATGACACTGGGCGACATTGTCTACAAGAGAATCAGCAAGAGAGTTTAG